In one window of Synchiropus splendidus isolate RoL2022-P1 chromosome 15, RoL_Sspl_1.0, whole genome shotgun sequence DNA:
- the cspg5a gene encoding chondroitin sulfate proteoglycan 5 isoform X13 produces the protein MELLFRGCWTVPLLSWLLVLTLVPSSSVHGHSTGTNTTEPGRPTNTTDLPNKDDDIITNTVTAAPDTVGTVTQRAGRIPRAGEEEQSSGMFPVGPALEERGVAVPSQLSPDSAETELLLPSVPLKPHMEQEEAGLANTDPPWIREVPVTDPGRLSTAAPPMPSTNPSNPDVFHVDFFDPLSPGRGLDLAAPATPSLAHELQGGDPTSWAVPDNYDYLTPYEDGVSPTADEYTYSTTTDAYESDEDLRVAAASPARSRPRAPGMAVPNIAAVAPPAAVAVDGSDGVGGCRVGFQMVNGSCRSPCNMLPNYCFNGGQCLLLEGSGVLCRCNVQDYIWHKGARCEWVVTEFQVMCAVVGALVVVFLLLFMIIVCFAKKLHLLKTENKKLRKRSKYRPTSEQHNDNFSLSTIAEGSHPNLHADGRTEAQFPVTMEVTYPHVLPEVTI, from the exons ATGGAGCTTTTGTTCCGAGGATGCTGGACGGTACCGCTGCTGTCCTGGCTCCTGGTTCTGACCCTAGTTCCGTCGTCTTCTGTCCACG GACACTCCACCGGTACCAACACCACTGAACCGGGCCGACCTACCAACACCACCGACCTGCCGAACAAggacgatgacatcatcaccaacacGGTAACCGCTGCTCCGGACACCGTCGGCACTGTGACTCAGAGAGCAGGCCGGATTCCTCGcgcaggagaggaggagcagagcagcggTATGTTCCCTGTTGGTCCGGCGCTGGAGGAAAGGGGCGTGGCTGTCCCGTCCCAACTCAGCCCGGATTCTGCTGAGACGGAGCTTCTGCTGCCGAGTGTCCCGCTGAAACCCCacatggagcaggaggaggcgggACTGGCGAACACGGACCCTCCCTGGATTCGCGAGGTCCCTGTGACTGACCCAGGCCGGCTCTCCACTGCGGCGCCCCCGATGCCCTCCACCAACCCGTCCAACCCTGATGTCTTCCATGTGGACTTTTTTGATCCCTTGTCTCCGGGACGTGGCCTGGACTTGGCAGCGCCTGCGACGCCATCCTTGGCCCACGAGCTTCAGGGTGGTGACCCCACTTCCTGGGCGGTGCCAGACAACTATGACTACCTCACTCCGTATGAGGACGGCGTGTCCCCCACCGCGGATGAGTACACCTACAGCACCACCACCGACGCCTATGAGAGCGACGAGGACCTGCGTGTAGCCGCCGCCTCTCCCGCTCGCTCCAGACCTCGGGCTCCCGGAATGGCGGTTCCAAACATTGCAGCAGTAGCGCCTCCTGCCGCAGTTGCAGTGGACGGGTCGGATGGCGTGGGCGGATGCCGGGTCGGGTTCCAGATGGTGAACGGAAGCTGCCGTTCCCCCTGTAACATGCTGCCCAACTACTGCTTCAACGGCGGCCAGTGCCTCCTCCTGGAGGGGAGCGGAGTGTTGTGCAG GTGTAATGTCCAGGACTACATCTGGCACAAAGGTGCGCGCTGCGAGTGGGTGGTGACCGAGTTCCAGGTCATGTGTGCGGTGGTCGGCGCCCTGGTTGTGGtgttcctgctgctcttcatgaTCATTGTCTGCTTCGCCAAGAAGCTGCATCTGCTCAAGACCGAGAACAAGAAGCTGCGCAAGCGCAG TAAGTACCGGCCGACGTCGGAGCAGCACAACGATAACTTCTCTCTGTCCACCATCGCTGAGGGCTCCCACCCAAAC TTACACGCTGACGGGAGGACAGAAGCTCAGTTCCCCGTGACCATGGAGGTGACGTACCCCCACGTCCTGCCCGAGGTCACAATCTAG
- the cspg5a gene encoding chondroitin sulfate proteoglycan 5 isoform X10 codes for MELLFRGCWTVPLLSWLLVLTLVPSSSVHGHSTGTNTTEPGRPTNTTDLPNKDDDIITNTVTAAPDTVGTVTQRAGRIPRAGEEEQSSGMFPVGPALEERGVAVPSQLSPDSAETELLLPSVPLKPHMEQEEAGLANTDPPWIREVPVTDPGRLSTAAPPMPSTNPSNPDVFHVDFFDPLSPGRGLDLAAPATPSLAHELQGGDPTSWAVPDNYDYLTPYEDGVSPTADEYTYSTTTDAYESDEDLRVAAASPARSRPRAPGMAVPNIAAVAPPAAVAVDGSDGVGGCRVGFQMVNGSCRSPCNMLPNYCFNGGQCLLLEGSGVLCRCNVQDYIWHKGARCEWVVTEFQVMCAVVGALVVVFLLLFMIIVCFAKKLHLLKTENKKLRKRSSKYRPTSEQHNDNFSLSTIAEGSHPNKTMSRYTWECKTKEESDCELHADGRTEAQFPVTMEVTYPHVLPEVTI; via the exons ATGGAGCTTTTGTTCCGAGGATGCTGGACGGTACCGCTGCTGTCCTGGCTCCTGGTTCTGACCCTAGTTCCGTCGTCTTCTGTCCACG GACACTCCACCGGTACCAACACCACTGAACCGGGCCGACCTACCAACACCACCGACCTGCCGAACAAggacgatgacatcatcaccaacacGGTAACCGCTGCTCCGGACACCGTCGGCACTGTGACTCAGAGAGCAGGCCGGATTCCTCGcgcaggagaggaggagcagagcagcggTATGTTCCCTGTTGGTCCGGCGCTGGAGGAAAGGGGCGTGGCTGTCCCGTCCCAACTCAGCCCGGATTCTGCTGAGACGGAGCTTCTGCTGCCGAGTGTCCCGCTGAAACCCCacatggagcaggaggaggcgggACTGGCGAACACGGACCCTCCCTGGATTCGCGAGGTCCCTGTGACTGACCCAGGCCGGCTCTCCACTGCGGCGCCCCCGATGCCCTCCACCAACCCGTCCAACCCTGATGTCTTCCATGTGGACTTTTTTGATCCCTTGTCTCCGGGACGTGGCCTGGACTTGGCAGCGCCTGCGACGCCATCCTTGGCCCACGAGCTTCAGGGTGGTGACCCCACTTCCTGGGCGGTGCCAGACAACTATGACTACCTCACTCCGTATGAGGACGGCGTGTCCCCCACCGCGGATGAGTACACCTACAGCACCACCACCGACGCCTATGAGAGCGACGAGGACCTGCGTGTAGCCGCCGCCTCTCCCGCTCGCTCCAGACCTCGGGCTCCCGGAATGGCGGTTCCAAACATTGCAGCAGTAGCGCCTCCTGCCGCAGTTGCAGTGGACGGGTCGGATGGCGTGGGCGGATGCCGGGTCGGGTTCCAGATGGTGAACGGAAGCTGCCGTTCCCCCTGTAACATGCTGCCCAACTACTGCTTCAACGGCGGCCAGTGCCTCCTCCTGGAGGGGAGCGGAGTGTTGTGCAG GTGTAATGTCCAGGACTACATCTGGCACAAAGGTGCGCGCTGCGAGTGGGTGGTGACCGAGTTCCAGGTCATGTGTGCGGTGGTCGGCGCCCTGGTTGTGGtgttcctgctgctcttcatgaTCATTGTCTGCTTCGCCAAGAAGCTGCATCTGCTCAAGACCGAGAACAAGAAGCTGCGCAAGCGCAG CAGTAAGTACCGGCCGACGTCGGAGCAGCACAACGATAACTTCTCTCTGTCCACCATCGCTGAGGGCTCCCACCCAAAC AAAACCATGAGCAGATACACCTGGGAGTGTAAGACCAAAGAGGAGTCGGACTGTGAG TTACACGCTGACGGGAGGACAGAAGCTCAGTTCCCCGTGACCATGGAGGTGACGTACCCCCACGTCCTGCCCGAGGTCACAATCTAG
- the cspg5a gene encoding chondroitin sulfate proteoglycan 5 isoform X1 translates to MELLFRGCWTVPLLSWLLVLTLVPSSSVHGHSTGTNTTEPGRPTNTTDLPNKDDDIITNTVTAAPDTVGTVTQRAGRIPRAGEEEQSSGMFPVGPALEERGVAVPSQLSPDSAETELLLPSVPLKPHMEQEEAGLANTDPPWIREVPVTDPGRLSTAAPPMPSTNPSNPDVFHVDFFDPLSPGRGLDLAAPATPSLAHELQGGDPTSWAVPDNYDYLTPYEDGVSPTADEYTYSTTTDAYESDEDLRVAAASPARSRPRAPGMAVPNIAAVAPPAAVAVDGSDGVGGCRVGFQMVNGSCRSPCNMLPNYCFNGGQCLLLEGSGVLCRCNVQDYIWHKGARCEWVVTEFQVMCAVVGALVVVFLLLFMIIVCFAKKLHLLKTENKKLRKRSSKYRPTSEQHNDNFSLSTIAEGSHPNVRKLCDTPPHVPHARALAYYDNIICQDDPNSQNKLEDPVKAPPKEDESLNIHNSLTPKHENHKVLGEENSSEVNSLQNNMM, encoded by the exons ATGGAGCTTTTGTTCCGAGGATGCTGGACGGTACCGCTGCTGTCCTGGCTCCTGGTTCTGACCCTAGTTCCGTCGTCTTCTGTCCACG GACACTCCACCGGTACCAACACCACTGAACCGGGCCGACCTACCAACACCACCGACCTGCCGAACAAggacgatgacatcatcaccaacacGGTAACCGCTGCTCCGGACACCGTCGGCACTGTGACTCAGAGAGCAGGCCGGATTCCTCGcgcaggagaggaggagcagagcagcggTATGTTCCCTGTTGGTCCGGCGCTGGAGGAAAGGGGCGTGGCTGTCCCGTCCCAACTCAGCCCGGATTCTGCTGAGACGGAGCTTCTGCTGCCGAGTGTCCCGCTGAAACCCCacatggagcaggaggaggcgggACTGGCGAACACGGACCCTCCCTGGATTCGCGAGGTCCCTGTGACTGACCCAGGCCGGCTCTCCACTGCGGCGCCCCCGATGCCCTCCACCAACCCGTCCAACCCTGATGTCTTCCATGTGGACTTTTTTGATCCCTTGTCTCCGGGACGTGGCCTGGACTTGGCAGCGCCTGCGACGCCATCCTTGGCCCACGAGCTTCAGGGTGGTGACCCCACTTCCTGGGCGGTGCCAGACAACTATGACTACCTCACTCCGTATGAGGACGGCGTGTCCCCCACCGCGGATGAGTACACCTACAGCACCACCACCGACGCCTATGAGAGCGACGAGGACCTGCGTGTAGCCGCCGCCTCTCCCGCTCGCTCCAGACCTCGGGCTCCCGGAATGGCGGTTCCAAACATTGCAGCAGTAGCGCCTCCTGCCGCAGTTGCAGTGGACGGGTCGGATGGCGTGGGCGGATGCCGGGTCGGGTTCCAGATGGTGAACGGAAGCTGCCGTTCCCCCTGTAACATGCTGCCCAACTACTGCTTCAACGGCGGCCAGTGCCTCCTCCTGGAGGGGAGCGGAGTGTTGTGCAG GTGTAATGTCCAGGACTACATCTGGCACAAAGGTGCGCGCTGCGAGTGGGTGGTGACCGAGTTCCAGGTCATGTGTGCGGTGGTCGGCGCCCTGGTTGTGGtgttcctgctgctcttcatgaTCATTGTCTGCTTCGCCAAGAAGCTGCATCTGCTCAAGACCGAGAACAAGAAGCTGCGCAAGCGCAG CAGTAAGTACCGGCCGACGTCGGAGCAGCACAACGATAACTTCTCTCTGTCCACCATCGCTGAGGGCTCCCACCCAAACGTAAGGAAACTGTGCGACACTCCTCCTCACGTCCCTCATGCCCGTGCATTGGCTTACTATGATAACATTATCTGTCAG GACGATCCCAACTCGCAGAACAAGCTGGAGGACCCAGTGAAGGCCCCGCCCAAGGAGGACGAATCCCTCAACATCCACAACTCTCTGACCCCAAAACACGAGAACCACAAGGTCCTGGGCGAAGAGAACTCCTCCGAGGTGAACTCGCTGCAGAACAACATGATGTGA
- the cspg5a gene encoding chondroitin sulfate proteoglycan 5 isoform X4, with protein sequence MELLFRGCWTVPLLSWLLVLTLVPSSSVHGHSTGTNTTEPGRPTNTTDLPNKDDDIITNTVTAAPDTVGTVTQRAGRIPRAGEEEQSSGMFPVGPALEERGVAVPSQLSPDSAETELLLPSVPLKPHMEQEEAGLANTDPPWIREVPVTDPGRLSTAAPPMPSTNPSNPDVFHVDFFDPLSPGRGLDLAAPATPSLAHELQGGDPTSWAVPDNYDYLTPYEDGVSPTADEYTYSTTTDAYESDEDLRVAAASPARSRPRAPGMAVPNIAAVAPPAAVAVDGSDGVGGCRVGFQMVNGSCRSPCNMLPNYCFNGGQCLLLEGSGVLCRCNVQDYIWHKGARCEWVVTEFQVMCAVVGALVVVFLLLFMIIVCFAKKLHLLKTENKKLRKRSSKYRPTSEQHNDNFSLSTIAEGSHPNKTMSRYTWECKTKEESDCEDDPNSQNKLEDPVKAPPKEDESLNIHNSLTPKHENHKVLGEENSSEVNSLQNNMM encoded by the exons ATGGAGCTTTTGTTCCGAGGATGCTGGACGGTACCGCTGCTGTCCTGGCTCCTGGTTCTGACCCTAGTTCCGTCGTCTTCTGTCCACG GACACTCCACCGGTACCAACACCACTGAACCGGGCCGACCTACCAACACCACCGACCTGCCGAACAAggacgatgacatcatcaccaacacGGTAACCGCTGCTCCGGACACCGTCGGCACTGTGACTCAGAGAGCAGGCCGGATTCCTCGcgcaggagaggaggagcagagcagcggTATGTTCCCTGTTGGTCCGGCGCTGGAGGAAAGGGGCGTGGCTGTCCCGTCCCAACTCAGCCCGGATTCTGCTGAGACGGAGCTTCTGCTGCCGAGTGTCCCGCTGAAACCCCacatggagcaggaggaggcgggACTGGCGAACACGGACCCTCCCTGGATTCGCGAGGTCCCTGTGACTGACCCAGGCCGGCTCTCCACTGCGGCGCCCCCGATGCCCTCCACCAACCCGTCCAACCCTGATGTCTTCCATGTGGACTTTTTTGATCCCTTGTCTCCGGGACGTGGCCTGGACTTGGCAGCGCCTGCGACGCCATCCTTGGCCCACGAGCTTCAGGGTGGTGACCCCACTTCCTGGGCGGTGCCAGACAACTATGACTACCTCACTCCGTATGAGGACGGCGTGTCCCCCACCGCGGATGAGTACACCTACAGCACCACCACCGACGCCTATGAGAGCGACGAGGACCTGCGTGTAGCCGCCGCCTCTCCCGCTCGCTCCAGACCTCGGGCTCCCGGAATGGCGGTTCCAAACATTGCAGCAGTAGCGCCTCCTGCCGCAGTTGCAGTGGACGGGTCGGATGGCGTGGGCGGATGCCGGGTCGGGTTCCAGATGGTGAACGGAAGCTGCCGTTCCCCCTGTAACATGCTGCCCAACTACTGCTTCAACGGCGGCCAGTGCCTCCTCCTGGAGGGGAGCGGAGTGTTGTGCAG GTGTAATGTCCAGGACTACATCTGGCACAAAGGTGCGCGCTGCGAGTGGGTGGTGACCGAGTTCCAGGTCATGTGTGCGGTGGTCGGCGCCCTGGTTGTGGtgttcctgctgctcttcatgaTCATTGTCTGCTTCGCCAAGAAGCTGCATCTGCTCAAGACCGAGAACAAGAAGCTGCGCAAGCGCAG CAGTAAGTACCGGCCGACGTCGGAGCAGCACAACGATAACTTCTCTCTGTCCACCATCGCTGAGGGCTCCCACCCAAAC AAAACCATGAGCAGATACACCTGGGAGTGTAAGACCAAAGAGGAGTCGGACTGTGAG GACGATCCCAACTCGCAGAACAAGCTGGAGGACCCAGTGAAGGCCCCGCCCAAGGAGGACGAATCCCTCAACATCCACAACTCTCTGACCCCAAAACACGAGAACCACAAGGTCCTGGGCGAAGAGAACTCCTCCGAGGTGAACTCGCTGCAGAACAACATGATGTGA
- the cspg5a gene encoding chondroitin sulfate proteoglycan 5 isoform X6 yields the protein MELLFRGCWTVPLLSWLLVLTLVPSSSVHGHSTGTNTTEPGRPTNTTDLPNKDDDIITNTVTAAPDTVGTVTQRAGRIPRAGEEEQSSGMFPVGPALEERGVAVPSQLSPDSAETELLLPSVPLKPHMEQEEAGLANTDPPWIREVPVTDPGRLSTAAPPMPSTNPSNPDVFHVDFFDPLSPGRGLDLAAPATPSLAHELQGGDPTSWAVPDNYDYLTPYEDGVSPTADEYTYSTTTDAYESDEDLRVAAASPARSRPRAPGMAVPNIAAVAPPAAVAVDGSDGVGGCRVGFQMVNGSCRSPCNMLPNYCFNGGQCLLLEGSGVLCRCNVQDYIWHKGARCEWVVTEFQVMCAVVGALVVVFLLLFMIIVCFAKKLHLLKTENKKLRKRSSKYRPTSEQHNDNFSLSTIAEGSHPNDDPNSQNKLEDPVKAPPKEDESLNIHNSLTPKHENHKVLGEENSSEVNSLQNNMM from the exons ATGGAGCTTTTGTTCCGAGGATGCTGGACGGTACCGCTGCTGTCCTGGCTCCTGGTTCTGACCCTAGTTCCGTCGTCTTCTGTCCACG GACACTCCACCGGTACCAACACCACTGAACCGGGCCGACCTACCAACACCACCGACCTGCCGAACAAggacgatgacatcatcaccaacacGGTAACCGCTGCTCCGGACACCGTCGGCACTGTGACTCAGAGAGCAGGCCGGATTCCTCGcgcaggagaggaggagcagagcagcggTATGTTCCCTGTTGGTCCGGCGCTGGAGGAAAGGGGCGTGGCTGTCCCGTCCCAACTCAGCCCGGATTCTGCTGAGACGGAGCTTCTGCTGCCGAGTGTCCCGCTGAAACCCCacatggagcaggaggaggcgggACTGGCGAACACGGACCCTCCCTGGATTCGCGAGGTCCCTGTGACTGACCCAGGCCGGCTCTCCACTGCGGCGCCCCCGATGCCCTCCACCAACCCGTCCAACCCTGATGTCTTCCATGTGGACTTTTTTGATCCCTTGTCTCCGGGACGTGGCCTGGACTTGGCAGCGCCTGCGACGCCATCCTTGGCCCACGAGCTTCAGGGTGGTGACCCCACTTCCTGGGCGGTGCCAGACAACTATGACTACCTCACTCCGTATGAGGACGGCGTGTCCCCCACCGCGGATGAGTACACCTACAGCACCACCACCGACGCCTATGAGAGCGACGAGGACCTGCGTGTAGCCGCCGCCTCTCCCGCTCGCTCCAGACCTCGGGCTCCCGGAATGGCGGTTCCAAACATTGCAGCAGTAGCGCCTCCTGCCGCAGTTGCAGTGGACGGGTCGGATGGCGTGGGCGGATGCCGGGTCGGGTTCCAGATGGTGAACGGAAGCTGCCGTTCCCCCTGTAACATGCTGCCCAACTACTGCTTCAACGGCGGCCAGTGCCTCCTCCTGGAGGGGAGCGGAGTGTTGTGCAG GTGTAATGTCCAGGACTACATCTGGCACAAAGGTGCGCGCTGCGAGTGGGTGGTGACCGAGTTCCAGGTCATGTGTGCGGTGGTCGGCGCCCTGGTTGTGGtgttcctgctgctcttcatgaTCATTGTCTGCTTCGCCAAGAAGCTGCATCTGCTCAAGACCGAGAACAAGAAGCTGCGCAAGCGCAG CAGTAAGTACCGGCCGACGTCGGAGCAGCACAACGATAACTTCTCTCTGTCCACCATCGCTGAGGGCTCCCACCCAAAC GACGATCCCAACTCGCAGAACAAGCTGGAGGACCCAGTGAAGGCCCCGCCCAAGGAGGACGAATCCCTCAACATCCACAACTCTCTGACCCCAAAACACGAGAACCACAAGGTCCTGGGCGAAGAGAACTCCTCCGAGGTGAACTCGCTGCAGAACAACATGATGTGA
- the cspg5a gene encoding chondroitin sulfate proteoglycan 5 isoform X2, whose translation MELLFRGCWTVPLLSWLLVLTLVPSSSVHGHSTGTNTTEPGRPTNTTDLPNKDDDIITNTVTAAPDTVGTVTQRAGRIPRAGEEEQSSGMFPVGPALEERGVAVPSQLSPDSAETELLLPSVPLKPHMEQEEAGLANTDPPWIREVPVTDPGRLSTAAPPMPSTNPSNPDVFHVDFFDPLSPGRGLDLAAPATPSLAHELQGGDPTSWAVPDNYDYLTPYEDGVSPTADEYTYSTTTDAYESDEDLRVAAASPARSRPRAPGMAVPNIAAVAPPAAVAVDGSDGVGGCRVGFQMVNGSCRSPCNMLPNYCFNGGQCLLLEGSGVLCRCNVQDYIWHKGARCEWVVTEFQVMCAVVGALVVVFLLLFMIIVCFAKKLHLLKTENKKLRKRSKYRPTSEQHNDNFSLSTIAEGSHPNVRKLCDTPPHVPHARALAYYDNIICQDDPNSQNKLEDPVKAPPKEDESLNIHNSLTPKHENHKVLGEENSSEVNSLQNNMM comes from the exons ATGGAGCTTTTGTTCCGAGGATGCTGGACGGTACCGCTGCTGTCCTGGCTCCTGGTTCTGACCCTAGTTCCGTCGTCTTCTGTCCACG GACACTCCACCGGTACCAACACCACTGAACCGGGCCGACCTACCAACACCACCGACCTGCCGAACAAggacgatgacatcatcaccaacacGGTAACCGCTGCTCCGGACACCGTCGGCACTGTGACTCAGAGAGCAGGCCGGATTCCTCGcgcaggagaggaggagcagagcagcggTATGTTCCCTGTTGGTCCGGCGCTGGAGGAAAGGGGCGTGGCTGTCCCGTCCCAACTCAGCCCGGATTCTGCTGAGACGGAGCTTCTGCTGCCGAGTGTCCCGCTGAAACCCCacatggagcaggaggaggcgggACTGGCGAACACGGACCCTCCCTGGATTCGCGAGGTCCCTGTGACTGACCCAGGCCGGCTCTCCACTGCGGCGCCCCCGATGCCCTCCACCAACCCGTCCAACCCTGATGTCTTCCATGTGGACTTTTTTGATCCCTTGTCTCCGGGACGTGGCCTGGACTTGGCAGCGCCTGCGACGCCATCCTTGGCCCACGAGCTTCAGGGTGGTGACCCCACTTCCTGGGCGGTGCCAGACAACTATGACTACCTCACTCCGTATGAGGACGGCGTGTCCCCCACCGCGGATGAGTACACCTACAGCACCACCACCGACGCCTATGAGAGCGACGAGGACCTGCGTGTAGCCGCCGCCTCTCCCGCTCGCTCCAGACCTCGGGCTCCCGGAATGGCGGTTCCAAACATTGCAGCAGTAGCGCCTCCTGCCGCAGTTGCAGTGGACGGGTCGGATGGCGTGGGCGGATGCCGGGTCGGGTTCCAGATGGTGAACGGAAGCTGCCGTTCCCCCTGTAACATGCTGCCCAACTACTGCTTCAACGGCGGCCAGTGCCTCCTCCTGGAGGGGAGCGGAGTGTTGTGCAG GTGTAATGTCCAGGACTACATCTGGCACAAAGGTGCGCGCTGCGAGTGGGTGGTGACCGAGTTCCAGGTCATGTGTGCGGTGGTCGGCGCCCTGGTTGTGGtgttcctgctgctcttcatgaTCATTGTCTGCTTCGCCAAGAAGCTGCATCTGCTCAAGACCGAGAACAAGAAGCTGCGCAAGCGCAG TAAGTACCGGCCGACGTCGGAGCAGCACAACGATAACTTCTCTCTGTCCACCATCGCTGAGGGCTCCCACCCAAACGTAAGGAAACTGTGCGACACTCCTCCTCACGTCCCTCATGCCCGTGCATTGGCTTACTATGATAACATTATCTGTCAG GACGATCCCAACTCGCAGAACAAGCTGGAGGACCCAGTGAAGGCCCCGCCCAAGGAGGACGAATCCCTCAACATCCACAACTCTCTGACCCCAAAACACGAGAACCACAAGGTCCTGGGCGAAGAGAACTCCTCCGAGGTGAACTCGCTGCAGAACAACATGATGTGA
- the cspg5a gene encoding chondroitin sulfate proteoglycan 5 isoform X14, which yields MFPVGPALEERGVAVPSQLSPDSAETELLLPSVPLKPHMEQEEAGLANTDPPWIREVPVTDPGRLSTAAPPMPSTNPSNPDVFHVDFFDPLSPGRGLDLAAPATPSLAHELQGGDPTSWAVPDNYDYLTPYEDGVSPTADEYTYSTTTDAYESDEDLRVAAASPARSRPRAPGMAVPNIAAVAPPAAVAVDGSDGVGGCRVGFQMVNGSCRSPCNMLPNYCFNGGQCLLLEGSGVLCRCNVQDYIWHKGARCEWVVTEFQVMCAVVGALVVVFLLLFMIIVCFAKKLHLLKTENKKLRKRSSKYRPTSEQHNDNFSLSTIAEGSHPNVRKLCDTPPHVPHARALAYYDNIICQDDPNSQNKLEDPVKAPPKEDESLNIHNSLTPKHENHKVLGEENSSEVNSLQNNMM from the exons ATGTTCCCTGTTGGTCCGGCGCTGGAGGAAAGGGGCGTGGCTGTCCCGTCCCAACTCAGCCCGGATTCTGCTGAGACGGAGCTTCTGCTGCCGAGTGTCCCGCTGAAACCCCacatggagcaggaggaggcgggACTGGCGAACACGGACCCTCCCTGGATTCGCGAGGTCCCTGTGACTGACCCAGGCCGGCTCTCCACTGCGGCGCCCCCGATGCCCTCCACCAACCCGTCCAACCCTGATGTCTTCCATGTGGACTTTTTTGATCCCTTGTCTCCGGGACGTGGCCTGGACTTGGCAGCGCCTGCGACGCCATCCTTGGCCCACGAGCTTCAGGGTGGTGACCCCACTTCCTGGGCGGTGCCAGACAACTATGACTACCTCACTCCGTATGAGGACGGCGTGTCCCCCACCGCGGATGAGTACACCTACAGCACCACCACCGACGCCTATGAGAGCGACGAGGACCTGCGTGTAGCCGCCGCCTCTCCCGCTCGCTCCAGACCTCGGGCTCCCGGAATGGCGGTTCCAAACATTGCAGCAGTAGCGCCTCCTGCCGCAGTTGCAGTGGACGGGTCGGATGGCGTGGGCGGATGCCGGGTCGGGTTCCAGATGGTGAACGGAAGCTGCCGTTCCCCCTGTAACATGCTGCCCAACTACTGCTTCAACGGCGGCCAGTGCCTCCTCCTGGAGGGGAGCGGAGTGTTGTGCAG GTGTAATGTCCAGGACTACATCTGGCACAAAGGTGCGCGCTGCGAGTGGGTGGTGACCGAGTTCCAGGTCATGTGTGCGGTGGTCGGCGCCCTGGTTGTGGtgttcctgctgctcttcatgaTCATTGTCTGCTTCGCCAAGAAGCTGCATCTGCTCAAGACCGAGAACAAGAAGCTGCGCAAGCGCAG CAGTAAGTACCGGCCGACGTCGGAGCAGCACAACGATAACTTCTCTCTGTCCACCATCGCTGAGGGCTCCCACCCAAACGTAAGGAAACTGTGCGACACTCCTCCTCACGTCCCTCATGCCCGTGCATTGGCTTACTATGATAACATTATCTGTCAG GACGATCCCAACTCGCAGAACAAGCTGGAGGACCCAGTGAAGGCCCCGCCCAAGGAGGACGAATCCCTCAACATCCACAACTCTCTGACCCCAAAACACGAGAACCACAAGGTCCTGGGCGAAGAGAACTCCTCCGAGGTGAACTCGCTGCAGAACAACATGATGTGA